The following proteins are encoded in a genomic region of Hoeflea phototrophica DFL-43:
- the cobO gene encoding cob(I)yrinic acid a,c-diamide adenosyltransferase, with product MSEREKITDGMSEEELNARHAEKMKKKKAARDKIIATKTIEKGLVIVHTGKGKGKSTAAFGMIFRAIGNGMKVGVVQFVKGKWSTGERKVLEAFPDQVKMATMGEGFTWETQDRSRDIAAATEAWEKAREMILDPEIDMVLCDELNIVLRYDYLDVADVIDTLKAKPEMKHVIITGRNAKEELIEFADLVTEMEMVKHPFRSGVKAQIGVEF from the coding sequence ATGAGCGAACGCGAAAAGATCACCGATGGCATGAGCGAGGAAGAGCTCAATGCACGCCACGCCGAGAAGATGAAGAAGAAGAAGGCTGCACGCGACAAGATCATCGCCACCAAGACCATCGAGAAAGGCCTCGTGATCGTTCACACGGGCAAGGGCAAGGGCAAGTCAACGGCCGCATTCGGCATGATTTTCCGCGCCATCGGCAACGGCATGAAGGTCGGCGTGGTGCAGTTCGTCAAGGGCAAATGGTCGACCGGCGAGCGTAAGGTGCTCGAGGCCTTTCCCGACCAGGTGAAGATGGCGACCATGGGTGAGGGCTTCACCTGGGAGACGCAGGACCGGAGCCGCGACATTGCCGCAGCAACCGAGGCCTGGGAGAAAGCGCGCGAGATGATCCTCGATCCCGAGATCGATATGGTGCTTTGCGACGAGCTCAACATCGTGCTCAGATATGACTATCTCGACGTCGCCGATGTGATCGACACGCTCAAGGCGAAGCCGGAGATGAAGCACGTAATCATCACCGGCCGCAACGCCAAGGAAGAGCTGATCGAGTTTGCCGACCTGGTGACCGAGA
- a CDS encoding GNAT family N-acetyltransferase translates to MTIDITVDESGDPEFAATVEAIVDEPAARMGHPFDPVPLHLKAVDGDGRLAGGLTAHSVQRWLFVKLLGVAEKQRGSGIGRKLLARAEEIARQRGLVGIYLDTFEFQAPRFYESLGYTEFGRLPAHGGAPQRIWLAKTFDIAGSEET, encoded by the coding sequence ATGACAATTGACATCACCGTGGATGAAAGCGGCGATCCCGAATTTGCCGCAACGGTCGAGGCGATTGTCGATGAGCCTGCTGCGCGGATGGGCCATCCGTTTGATCCGGTGCCGCTGCATCTCAAGGCGGTTGATGGCGATGGCCGGTTGGCGGGCGGACTGACAGCCCATTCGGTTCAGCGCTGGCTGTTTGTGAAGCTGCTCGGTGTTGCAGAAAAGCAGCGCGGCAGCGGGATCGGGCGCAAGCTGCTCGCCCGGGCCGAAGAGATTGCCCGGCAGCGGGGGCTTGTCGGCATCTATCTCGATACATTCGAGTTTCAGGCGCCGCGGTTTTATGAAAGTCTGGGATACACAGAATTTGGCCGGTTGCCCGCCCATGGCGGTGCGCCGCAGCGGATCTGGTTGGCCAAGACCTTTGACATTGCAGGATCTGAAGAGACCTAA
- the cobN gene encoding cobaltochelatase subunit CobN encodes MHLLVAQKGALSDGDEAVDLGQSPGDILFLSAADTELASIAGARQASGSMAWRLASLSDLKHPMSVDTFIARMAPKARLVVVRALGGASYFSYALESLRAAASTYGFKLAALPGDDKPDPGLEPFSTLDEADRLALWAYLNEGGAENARGFIDLSEALLTGGERPGPAAPLLKAGLWHPAKGNPSLDDLKRDWKADAPVAAICFYRALVQSGQTAPVSALCDALREQGVNALPVFVSSLKDPVSVGTVEAIFAGAAPDVVINATGFAVSSPGGATKGTVLESTGAPVLQAVFAGGGRDAWAASQQGLTSRDLAMHVALPEVDGRVLARAVSFKAAARFDETVEANIVAHQPEPDRMAFVAELARRWARLRMTSPSERRVAIVLANYPNRDGRIANGVGLDTPAGTVEVMRAMAEAGYQTGDLPADGDALVTELKAGPTNALGGRRKEGVVLSAEAYRDFYDRLDPEIREAVTARWGMPEEDPFFRGGAFHLALLRFGNVVIGIQPARGYNIDPKASYHAPDLVPPHGYLAFYAWLRESFDTHAVIHMGKHGNLEWLPGKALALSRGCYPEAVLGATPHIYPFIVNDPGEGTQAKRRTSAVIIDHLTPPLTRAESYGPLKDLEALVDEFYEASGHDPRRLKLLKGQILDLVRDIGLDHDAGIAAGDDDDLALEKLDAWLCDLKEMQIRDGLHIFGKSPEGSLLTDLTVALARIKRGEMPGEDSLQRAIARDLGLSTGNKNPSPTRPGRATGLARPLDPHRGEGLEPPTPVEASEPTARAEPSSPSPLWGGVGEGPLFDPLDCAMAEPWAGPKPAELQAVSTDPWRSNGDTVERIELLAIGLVSGRTTLPGEWEATRAVIEEIEARIKPAVEACGNAEIEGILTALDGRFVAPGPSGAPTRGRPDVLPTGRNFYSVDSRAVPTPAAWELGQKSAELLVTRHIQDHGEWPTSMALTAWGTSNMRTGGDDIAQALALIGAKPVWDPASRRVTGYEIIRMAMMKRPRVDVTLRISGFFRDAFPDQIALFDRAVRAVAALDEDEADNPLAARARSESARLVEGGMAEAEAVRRASFRVFGSKPGAYGAGLQALIDEGGWTERGDLAEAFVVWGGYAYGAGEEGKPARDLFEQRLSTVEAVVQNQDNREHDLLDSDDYYQFEGGMTAAVEAARGTLPAIYHNDHSRPERPVIRSLEEEIARVVRGRAVNPKWIAGVKRHGYKGAFEMAATVDYLFAFAATTGAVRDAHFDAVYQAYLMDEETLAFLRDKNPDALKEMAAKFEEAIERGLWTPKSNSAKFALGDITGHAPVQG; translated from the coding sequence ATGCATCTGCTGGTCGCGCAAAAAGGGGCGTTGAGCGATGGTGACGAGGCCGTTGACCTCGGCCAGTCTCCCGGCGATATCCTGTTCCTGAGCGCCGCCGACACCGAGCTTGCGAGCATTGCCGGCGCGCGTCAGGCGTCGGGCTCCATGGCCTGGCGGCTTGCCAGCCTGAGTGATCTCAAACACCCGATGTCGGTCGACACCTTCATCGCCCGCATGGCGCCGAAGGCGAGGCTGGTGGTGGTGCGGGCGCTTGGCGGGGCAAGCTATTTCTCCTATGCGCTGGAAAGCCTCCGGGCTGCTGCTTCGACGTACGGCTTCAAGCTTGCGGCGCTGCCGGGCGACGACAAGCCCGATCCGGGGCTGGAGCCGTTCTCGACCCTTGACGAGGCCGACCGGCTGGCACTCTGGGCCTATCTCAACGAGGGTGGGGCGGAGAACGCGCGCGGTTTCATTGACCTGTCCGAGGCCCTGCTGACGGGTGGCGAACGGCCCGGACCTGCGGCGCCCCTGCTCAAGGCCGGTCTGTGGCATCCTGCCAAGGGCAATCCGTCGCTCGATGATCTGAAACGGGACTGGAAGGCTGATGCGCCGGTGGCGGCCATCTGTTTTTACCGGGCGCTGGTTCAAAGCGGGCAGACTGCGCCGGTCTCAGCACTTTGCGATGCGTTGCGCGAACAGGGCGTCAATGCGCTTCCTGTGTTCGTCTCAAGCCTCAAGGATCCGGTCTCGGTCGGTACGGTGGAGGCGATCTTCGCAGGCGCTGCGCCCGATGTGGTGATCAACGCCACCGGGTTCGCGGTTTCGTCGCCTGGTGGCGCGACCAAGGGCACGGTGCTCGAATCGACTGGCGCGCCGGTGTTGCAGGCGGTGTTTGCCGGCGGCGGGCGGGACGCTTGGGCTGCCTCGCAGCAGGGTCTCACCTCGCGGGATCTGGCCATGCATGTGGCTCTGCCGGAGGTGGATGGACGGGTGCTGGCTCGCGCGGTGTCGTTCAAGGCCGCGGCGCGGTTTGATGAGACCGTTGAGGCCAACATTGTTGCCCACCAGCCCGAACCGGACCGGATGGCGTTTGTCGCCGAACTGGCGCGGCGCTGGGCGCGTCTGCGGATGACCTCACCGTCCGAGCGGCGGGTGGCGATCGTGCTGGCCAACTATCCCAACCGCGATGGCCGCATCGCCAATGGCGTCGGGCTCGACACACCGGCCGGCACGGTTGAGGTGATGCGTGCCATGGCTGAAGCCGGGTATCAGACCGGCGATCTGCCTGCCGATGGTGATGCGCTGGTAACCGAGCTGAAGGCCGGGCCGACCAATGCGCTTGGCGGCAGGCGCAAGGAAGGCGTGGTTCTTTCTGCAGAGGCCTACCGGGACTTCTATGACCGGCTTGATCCCGAAATCCGTGAGGCGGTGACTGCGCGCTGGGGTATGCCGGAGGAAGACCCGTTCTTCCGGGGTGGCGCGTTTCATCTCGCGCTTCTGCGTTTTGGCAATGTGGTCATCGGGATCCAGCCTGCACGCGGTTACAACATAGATCCGAAGGCGAGCTACCACGCGCCGGATCTGGTGCCGCCGCACGGCTATCTGGCGTTTTATGCCTGGCTGCGTGAGAGCTTTGACACTCATGCGGTCATCCATATGGGCAAGCATGGCAATCTCGAATGGCTGCCGGGCAAGGCCCTGGCGCTGTCGCGCGGGTGCTATCCGGAGGCGGTGCTTGGAGCGACGCCGCATATCTATCCGTTCATCGTCAATGATCCGGGCGAGGGCACGCAGGCCAAGCGGCGGACCTCGGCGGTGATCATCGACCATCTGACGCCGCCGCTGACCCGCGCCGAGAGCTATGGTCCGCTCAAGGATCTCGAGGCACTGGTCGACGAATTCTACGAGGCTTCCGGCCATGATCCGCGACGGCTGAAGCTGCTCAAGGGCCAGATCCTCGATCTGGTGCGCGACATCGGGCTTGATCATGATGCCGGGATTGCGGCGGGCGATGATGACGATCTGGCGCTCGAAAAGCTCGATGCCTGGCTGTGTGACCTCAAGGAAATGCAGATCCGCGACGGGCTGCACATCTTCGGCAAGTCGCCTGAGGGCTCGCTGCTGACGGATCTGACGGTGGCGCTGGCGCGGATCAAGCGTGGCGAGATGCCGGGTGAGGACAGCCTGCAGCGGGCGATTGCGCGGGATCTTGGGCTTTCGACGGGAAACAAGAACCCCTCCCCAACCCGTCCGGGGCGAGCCACTGGTCTCGCCCGTCCTTTGGACCCCCACAGGGGGGAGGGGCTTGAACCCCCGACACCTGTGGAGGCCTCTGAGCCCACCGCTCGCGCTGAGCCGTCTAGCCCCTCCCCCTTGTGGGGAGGGGTTGGGGAGGGGCCTTTGTTCGATCCTCTCGACTGTGCCATGGCCGAGCCTTGGGCCGGCCCAAAGCCTGCGGAGCTGCAAGCCGTCTCCACCGACCCCTGGCGCAGCAATGGCGATACGGTGGAGCGGATCGAGTTGCTGGCGATTGGGCTTGTGTCGGGACGGACGACTTTGCCCGGAGAGTGGGAAGCGACGCGGGCGGTGATCGAGGAGATCGAAGCCCGGATCAAGCCGGCGGTCGAAGCCTGTGGCAACGCCGAAATCGAAGGCATTCTCACGGCGCTTGATGGGCGCTTTGTTGCGCCTGGACCATCGGGTGCGCCGACACGGGGGCGGCCGGACGTTTTGCCGACGGGACGGAATTTCTACTCGGTCGACAGCCGCGCGGTGCCGACACCTGCGGCTTGGGAACTGGGACAGAAATCTGCGGAACTGCTGGTTACCCGGCATATCCAGGACCATGGCGAATGGCCGACCTCGATGGCGTTGACGGCCTGGGGCACATCGAACATGCGCACCGGCGGCGACGACATCGCCCAGGCGCTGGCGCTGATTGGCGCAAAGCCGGTTTGGGATCCGGCCTCGCGGCGGGTGACCGGCTACGAGATCATTCGGATGGCGATGATGAAGCGGCCGCGCGTGGATGTGACACTTCGGATTTCGGGGTTTTTCCGCGATGCCTTTCCAGACCAGATCGCGCTGTTTGACCGGGCGGTGCGCGCCGTGGCTGCTCTGGACGAAGATGAAGCGGACAATCCGCTCGCAGCCCGCGCAAGGTCAGAGAGTGCGCGGCTGGTCGAGGGCGGGATGGCGGAGGCGGAGGCGGTGCGAAGGGCTTCGTTCAGGGTGTTCGGCTCCAAGCCGGGAGCCTATGGCGCGGGGCTACAGGCGCTGATTGATGAAGGTGGCTGGACCGAGCGTGGCGATCTGGCCGAGGCTTTTGTCGTCTGGGGCGGCTATGCCTATGGGGCAGGTGAAGAGGGCAAGCCAGCACGCGACTTGTTCGAGCAGCGGCTGTCAACAGTGGAGGCGGTGGTGCAGAACCAGGACAACCGCGAGCATGATCTGCTGGATTCCGATGACTACTACCAGTTCGAGGGCGGCATGACGGCGGCTGTGGAAGCTGCGCGTGGGACGCTGCCCGCGATCTACCACAATGATCACTCCCGGCCCGAGCGCCCGGTGATCCGCTCGCTCGAGGAGGAAATCGCGCGGGTGGTGCGTGGCCGGGCGGTCAATCCGAAATGGATCGCTGGCGTCAAGCGGCACGGCTACAAGGGGGCGTTCGAGATGGCGGCGACGGTCGATTATCTGTTTGCCTTCGCTGCGACCACCGGTGCGGTGCGCGACGCGCATTTCGATGCGGTCTACCAGGCCTATCTGATGGATGAGGAAACGCTCGCATTTCTGCGCGACAAGAACCCTGATGCATTGAAGGAAATGGCGGCGAAATTCGAAGAGGCGATCGAGCGCGGGCTGTGGACGCCGAAAAGCAATTCGGCCAAGTTTGCGCTTGGCGATATAACCGGACACGCGCCCGTGCAGGGATGA
- the cobW gene encoding cobalamin biosynthesis protein CobW, protein MNGSKIPATVITGFLGAGKTTLIRHMLANANGKRIALIINEFGDLGVDGDVLKGCGDEVCSEDDIVELTNGCICCTVADDFIPTMEQLLARKNRPDHIVIETSGLALPQPLVAAFNWPGIKTQVTVDGVVTVVDSAAVAAGRFAHDHDKLDAQRQADEGLDHESPLEELFEDQLTAADLIVLNKADLISAEELEGVRSGISAHMSRKPAFVESRQGEVAPEVLLGLGMGTEDDIANRKSHHELHHEDGHEHDHDHDEFESFVVSLGPVADPAAFTQGLVTLIQTHDILRLKGFADVAGKPMRQVIQAVGSRIDTHFDRPWAAGETRETRLVVIGLHDLDEAAIRDGLSQLSG, encoded by the coding sequence ATGAACGGGTCCAAGATTCCCGCCACCGTAATCACCGGGTTTCTCGGTGCCGGCAAGACCACGCTGATCCGCCACATGCTGGCCAATGCCAATGGCAAACGCATTGCGCTGATCATCAACGAGTTTGGCGATCTGGGTGTGGATGGCGATGTGCTCAAGGGTTGCGGCGATGAGGTCTGTTCGGAGGACGACATCGTCGAGCTGACCAATGGCTGCATCTGCTGCACCGTGGCCGATGATTTCATCCCGACGATGGAACAGCTGCTGGCGCGCAAGAACCGGCCTGATCACATCGTCATCGAGACGTCCGGCCTTGCGCTGCCGCAGCCGCTGGTCGCCGCTTTCAACTGGCCCGGGATCAAGACCCAGGTGACAGTCGATGGGGTTGTGACCGTGGTCGACAGCGCTGCGGTGGCGGCCGGACGGTTTGCCCATGATCATGACAAGCTCGACGCACAGCGCCAGGCTGACGAGGGGCTTGATCATGAAAGCCCGCTTGAGGAACTGTTCGAAGACCAGCTCACGGCCGCGGATCTGATCGTGCTCAACAAGGCTGACCTGATCAGTGCGGAAGAGCTGGAAGGCGTGCGCAGCGGGATTTCCGCACACATGTCGCGCAAACCTGCATTCGTGGAATCGCGGCAGGGTGAGGTGGCGCCGGAGGTTCTTCTGGGGCTTGGCATGGGCACGGAAGACGACATCGCCAACCGCAAGTCGCATCACGAGCTTCACCATGAGGACGGCCACGAACACGATCATGATCATGACGAGTTCGAGAGCTTCGTCGTGTCGCTGGGACCGGTCGCCGACCCGGCAGCCTTTACCCAAGGCCTGGTCACGCTGATCCAGACCCACGACATTCTTCGGCTCAAGGGCTTTGCCGATGTTGCCGGCAAGCCGATGCGGCAGGTGATCCAGGCCGTGGGCAGCCGCATCGACACCCATTTCGACCGGCCTTGGGCTGCCGGCGAAACACGCGAGACACGGCTGGTGGTGATCGGGCTTCATGATCTTGATGAAGCCGCAATCCGCGATGGTCTGTCCCAGCTTTCAGGCTGA
- the cobU gene encoding bifunctional adenosylcobinamide kinase/adenosylcobinamide-phosphate guanylyltransferase gives MSGKLPAVTLVLGGARSGKSAFAERLVEAASPMRFYLATGQAWDEEMRARISTHQDRRGAGWETVEAPVELAEALADAARADRPVLVDCLTLWVTNLMLGEHDIDAAFERLAKTLPGLKGPVVFVSNEVGLGIVPDNAMARAFRDHAGRLHQTIAGLADEVHFVAAGLPLKMKG, from the coding sequence GTGAGCGGCAAACTGCCAGCGGTGACGCTTGTGCTCGGCGGCGCACGCTCGGGCAAGTCGGCCTTTGCCGAACGGTTGGTCGAGGCGGCCTCGCCAATGCGGTTCTATCTGGCGACCGGTCAGGCCTGGGATGAAGAGATGCGCGCGCGGATCTCAACGCACCAGGACCGGCGCGGGGCCGGATGGGAAACCGTCGAGGCTCCGGTTGAGCTGGCGGAAGCGCTTGCTGACGCGGCGCGCGCCGACCGCCCGGTGCTGGTTGATTGCCTGACGCTGTGGGTGACCAATCTGATGCTCGGCGAACATGACATTGATGCGGCCTTTGAACGGCTCGCCAAAACACTGCCGGGCCTCAAGGGGCCGGTGGTTTTCGTTTCCAACGAGGTTGGCCTCGGCATCGTGCCGGACAATGCCATGGCGCGCGCGTTTCGCGATCATGCCGGCCGCCTCCACCAGACAATCGCGGGTCTGGCCGATGAAGTCCATTTCGTCGCTGCCGGTCTGCCGCTCAAGATGAAGGGTTAG
- a CDS encoding CbtA family protein, which translates to MIVRLLLAALAAGLIAGLVMTPAQYVKTIPLIMQAEAYENGEAGHSHGAAEAEASHSHDHGEGEEQLWFGRFGNTILANLVAGGGFALMLAAVALLTGIEFPAGREALMRGLFLGAGAWFAVQLAPSFSLPPAVPGFPYADLGDRQSWWMITVALTGLGLWLIALRPEMIAKAVGVVLIAAPHMWGVPVPEDIYSEVPAYIASAYAAASLATTLFFWLLLGGLLGVFLSRVPRDAEA; encoded by the coding sequence ATGATTGTCAGGTTGCTCCTGGCGGCTCTTGCCGCCGGGCTTATCGCCGGTTTGGTGATGACGCCCGCCCAATATGTCAAAACCATTCCGCTTATCATGCAGGCAGAAGCCTATGAGAATGGCGAGGCTGGTCACAGCCATGGCGCTGCTGAAGCAGAGGCCAGCCATTCCCATGATCATGGCGAAGGCGAAGAACAGCTCTGGTTTGGCCGTTTCGGCAATACGATTCTCGCCAATCTGGTCGCCGGTGGCGGCTTTGCCCTGATGCTGGCGGCCGTGGCGCTTCTGACCGGGATCGAGTTTCCCGCCGGACGTGAAGCCTTGATGCGGGGCTTGTTCCTTGGCGCCGGTGCCTGGTTTGCAGTCCAACTCGCCCCCTCCTTCAGCCTGCCGCCTGCGGTGCCCGGGTTTCCCTATGCGGATCTCGGTGATCGCCAGAGCTGGTGGATGATCACGGTCGCTCTGACGGGACTTGGCCTTTGGCTGATCGCGCTGAGACCGGAGATGATTGCCAAGGCGGTTGGCGTTGTGCTGATCGCTGCGCCGCATATGTGGGGCGTGCCCGTGCCGGAAGACATCTACAGCGAAGTTCCCGCCTATATCGCGTCTGCCTATGCCGCGGCATCGTTGGCGACCACACTGTTTTTCTGGCTGTTGCTCGGTGGCCTGCTCGGGGTTTTCCTGTCGCGGGTTCCCCGGGACGCAGAGGCGTGA
- a CDS encoding CbtB domain-containing protein, which produces MAVKTETLSLTDRIGARTVAGLMALVIGSILVFGVGLANSQTLHDAAHDTRHSYGFPCH; this is translated from the coding sequence ATGGCTGTTAAGACTGAAACGCTTTCACTGACCGATCGCATCGGCGCACGTACCGTTGCCGGATTGATGGCACTGGTCATCGGTTCCATTCTGGTGTTCGGAGTTGGCCTGGCCAATTCGCAGACGCTGCACGACGCGGCGCACGACACCCGGCATTCCTACGGCTTTCCCTGCCACTAA
- a CDS encoding cobyric acid synthase, whose amino-acid sequence MTRALMFQGTGSDVGKTVLVAGFCRLAANHGLKVRPFKPQNMSNNAAVADDGGEIGRAQWLQAMACRTPASIHMNPVLLKPQSETGSQVVVQGKVTGHARGRDYQTLKPKLMAAVMDSFGRIGEDADLVLVEGAGSPAEINLRAGDIANMGFATLAKVPVVLVGDIDRGGVIASIVGSHTILPDADRAMIAGYLINKFRGDVSLFDDGISAIEGFTGWPCFGVVPWLKSAARLPAEDSVALERLVRGKAGALKIAVPVLSRIANFDDFDPLRAEPDVELVFVKPGERLPEDAGLVILPGSKSTIGDLADFRGQGWDADLQAHHRRGGRIIGICGGYQMLGRMVRDPLGIEGAEPAAEGLGLLDISTEMAPEKTVRNIAARSAQGDLPLEGYEIHLGVSQGPDCARPMTILDGRPDGATSPDGRVSGTYLHGLFGSDAYRAELLKSFGLTGGLLNYREDVDAALDDIAAELGRLVGFERIMEASGVIGR is encoded by the coding sequence ATGACAAGGGCGTTAATGTTTCAGGGGACAGGCTCGGATGTCGGCAAAACCGTGCTGGTTGCGGGGTTTTGCCGGCTTGCGGCGAATCACGGGCTGAAAGTGCGTCCGTTCAAGCCGCAGAACATGTCCAACAATGCAGCAGTGGCCGATGACGGCGGTGAAATCGGGCGGGCGCAATGGTTGCAGGCCATGGCCTGCCGGACGCCAGCGAGCATTCACATGAACCCGGTCCTGCTCAAGCCGCAGTCGGAAACCGGCTCCCAGGTTGTCGTCCAGGGCAAGGTCACCGGCCACGCTCGCGGGCGGGATTACCAGACTCTCAAGCCCAAACTGATGGCGGCGGTAATGGACAGCTTTGGCCGCATAGGCGAGGACGCCGATCTGGTGCTGGTGGAGGGGGCTGGCTCCCCCGCCGAAATCAACCTCAGGGCGGGCGACATCGCCAATATGGGATTTGCGACATTGGCCAAGGTGCCGGTGGTGCTGGTGGGCGACATCGACCGTGGCGGCGTGATTGCATCCATCGTCGGCTCGCACACGATCCTGCCCGATGCCGACCGGGCAATGATTGCGGGCTACCTGATCAACAAGTTCCGCGGCGATGTGAGCCTGTTTGACGACGGCATCTCGGCGATCGAGGGATTTACCGGATGGCCCTGTTTCGGCGTTGTGCCCTGGCTCAAATCCGCAGCCCGTCTGCCGGCAGAGGATTCGGTGGCGCTCGAACGGCTTGTTCGTGGCAAGGCAGGAGCGCTCAAGATCGCGGTGCCGGTGCTGTCGCGGATCGCCAATTTCGATGATTTCGATCCGCTGCGCGCGGAGCCCGATGTGGAGCTGGTGTTTGTCAAACCCGGCGAGCGTCTGCCGGAGGATGCCGGGCTGGTGATTCTGCCCGGTTCGAAATCCACCATCGGAGACCTTGCCGATTTCCGCGGTCAGGGCTGGGATGCGGATCTTCAGGCGCATCATCGCCGTGGCGGGCGGATCATCGGGATTTGCGGCGGCTACCAGATGCTTGGCCGCATGGTGCGTGATCCGCTGGGTATTGAAGGCGCAGAGCCGGCCGCCGAAGGGCTCGGCCTGCTTGATATCTCGACAGAAATGGCGCCTGAGAAAACGGTTCGCAACATCGCCGCACGATCCGCACAAGGCGATCTGCCGCTTGAGGGTTACGAGATCCATCTGGGTGTCAGCCAGGGCCCGGACTGCGCCCGGCCGATGACCATTCTCGACGGACGGCCCGATGGTGCGACCTCGCCGGACGGTCGCGTCTCCGGGACCTATCTTCACGGGCTGTTCGGTTCGGATGCCTATCGCGCCGAATTGCTGAAGAGTTTCGGACTGACCGGTGGATTGCTGAACTACCGCGAAGATGTCGATGCGGCGCTCGACGATATTGCCGCGGAACTGGGCCGTTTGGTTGGATTTGAACGGATCATGGAGGCCAGCGGCGTCATTGGTCGTTGA
- a CDS encoding ABC transporter substrate-binding protein has protein sequence MKKLLASTVLAAGLMGFAGAAQAASHSECGTVTVANMNWASAEVLANIDNIILSEGYGCDVELVPGDTMPTLTSMMEKGEPDVAPEAWINAVREPLDKAVEEGRLVYAAESLSDGGVEGWWIPKYIADANPDIKTIDDALARPDLFPAPEDPSKGAVYNCPSGWNCQISTANFFRAHDAEEKGFVLVDSGSAAGLDGSIANAYNKEEGWLGYYWAPTAILGNYPMTLLGFNAEFDKESWDGCIVDAECADPQKNAWPKSEVYTVVTADFAKRAGPAIDYLKGRAWSNETVNGLLAWKDKNQATGEDTAYYFLENNEDVWGKWVSPEAAEKIKAAL, from the coding sequence ATGAAGAAGCTTCTCGCTTCCACCGTCCTCGCCGCAGGCCTAATGGGCTTTGCCGGCGCAGCACAGGCGGCATCGCACAGCGAATGCGGCACCGTGACTGTCGCCAACATGAACTGGGCATCTGCCGAAGTTCTCGCAAACATCGACAACATTATTCTTTCCGAAGGTTACGGCTGTGACGTGGAGCTCGTTCCGGGCGACACCATGCCGACCCTGACCTCGATGATGGAAAAAGGGGAGCCTGATGTGGCCCCCGAAGCCTGGATCAACGCGGTGCGTGAGCCGCTCGACAAGGCCGTTGAAGAAGGCCGTCTGGTCTATGCGGCCGAATCGCTTTCGGATGGCGGTGTCGAAGGCTGGTGGATCCCCAAATACATTGCCGACGCCAACCCTGACATCAAGACCATTGATGACGCACTTGCCCGTCCGGATCTCTTCCCGGCTCCGGAAGATCCGTCCAAGGGCGCCGTCTACAACTGCCCGTCGGGGTGGAACTGCCAGATCTCGACTGCCAACTTCTTCCGCGCGCACGACGCCGAGGAAAAGGGCTTCGTCCTGGTTGACTCCGGTTCGGCAGCTGGCCTCGACGGCTCGATCGCCAATGCCTACAACAAGGAAGAAGGCTGGCTTGGTTACTACTGGGCACCGACAGCCATTCTCGGCAACTACCCTATGACCCTGCTGGGCTTCAACGCCGAGTTCGACAAGGAATCATGGGACGGCTGCATCGTCGACGCTGAATGTGCTGACCCGCAGAAGAACGCCTGGCCCAAGTCGGAAGTCTACACAGTTGTGACTGCTGACTTTGCCAAGCGCGCTGGACCGGCCATCGATTATCTCAAGGGCCGCGCCTGGTCCAACGAGACCGTCAACGGGCTGCTGGCCTGGAAGGACAAGAACCAGGCAACCGGTGAAGATACCGCTTACTACTTCCTGGAAAACAATGAAGACGTCTGGGGCAAGTGGGTTTCGCCCGAAGCCGCAGAAAAGATCAAGGCAGCCCTTTGA